In the genome of bacterium, one region contains:
- a CDS encoding C25 family cysteine peptidase translates to MKSLKILGLLALSSFAFGGQINKTLVFKTSDLSFQKIKGYDIVTLKGCELMHNAGAPMLPKTAVQFLLPNGAVVTDVRIIKSNKETIPGEYKICPAQLPQTMSAEMSPGWVSPDVNIYNQDATFPATLIEHSNTGNMGGYRISSFIVYPIQYNPTKNSLFLNSKMEIQIRYKEVSSPVIQKTKEQKDIFQNIVKEKVLNPEDINYYSPSGKSLTADTAEYVIITTDSFVSSFQPLADWKTKKGVPARIVTTTSIYSSYSGRDNQEKIRNFIKYANTSWGTMWVLLGGQCDYENNQLIVPRRDVYYWTSGNGSYTDEDTIPSDLYFSDLDGSWNNDGDAIWGEKPLNGDTLDYYSDVFVGRASVRTKAQVQTFVNKVLTYEKTPPSGYLKRIFLPSARASTQHDGTRTPNAISTITPSGLLDIKLYEASGSLTRTRTIDTLNSGVGFTHLFGHGNPSSALLYTSSPYLASNNIDTLKNGNKRGILNSSCCFVGAFDKGTSLYGYDSFAEHLLTTAGGGVAAIMNSRAGWGDQVLLCFSEALDTSFYSETFYHNRWHLGEAHAVSKDNFVSRIQWNVSFEYLWAWVIYELNLLGDPEMPMWTNEPGNLFIAHNDTLKTGETNFDVSVTNSKAPIESAFVCAMKSGEIYARGYTNSSGNVTLDILPPASAPGVLYLTVTKHNYKPREDSVIVATVGTEEGQTESSGNSFRVEQSFGNNIITFRYSSSLKIEPQDLKIYEISGRIVKTMAPGKENKVEWDASNVPTGVYFVKFAAGDYKATRKLILIR, encoded by the coding sequence ATGAAAAGTTTAAAAATATTAGGACTTTTAGCGCTCTCTTCTTTTGCATTTGGTGGGCAAATAAATAAAACACTTGTATTTAAAACAAGTGATTTGAGTTTTCAAAAAATTAAAGGATATGATATCGTAACTCTAAAAGGTTGTGAGCTTATGCATAATGCAGGTGCGCCTATGCTTCCTAAAACTGCAGTTCAATTTTTATTGCCAAACGGTGCGGTCGTCACTGATGTTAGAATAATAAAATCTAACAAAGAAACTATTCCCGGAGAATACAAAATATGCCCTGCTCAACTACCGCAAACAATGTCGGCAGAAATGTCTCCCGGATGGGTATCGCCGGATGTAAACATATACAATCAGGATGCCACTTTCCCTGCAACGCTTATTGAACACTCTAATACAGGAAATATGGGAGGATACAGAATCTCAAGTTTTATCGTTTATCCCATTCAATACAATCCAACAAAGAATAGTCTTTTCCTGAATTCCAAAATGGAAATACAGATTAGGTACAAAGAAGTTAGTTCTCCCGTAATTCAAAAAACAAAAGAGCAAAAAGATATTTTCCAAAATATAGTAAAAGAAAAAGTTCTGAACCCTGAGGATATTAATTATTATTCTCCTTCCGGCAAGTCACTTACAGCCGATACTGCAGAGTATGTAATTATAACAACGGATTCTTTTGTTTCATCTTTTCAGCCGCTTGCCGATTGGAAAACAAAAAAAGGCGTGCCTGCAAGAATAGTAACGACAACTTCCATTTATTCTTCATATTCAGGCAGGGATAACCAGGAAAAAATAAGAAACTTTATAAAGTATGCAAATACAAGCTGGGGAACAATGTGGGTACTTCTTGGCGGACAATGCGATTATGAAAACAACCAATTAATAGTGCCAAGAAGAGATGTATATTACTGGACTTCCGGCAATGGAAGTTACACCGACGAAGATACGATTCCCAGTGATTTATATTTTTCCGACCTGGATGGAAGCTGGAATAACGATGGAGATGCCATATGGGGAGAAAAACCTTTAAACGGAGATACTTTAGATTACTATTCGGACGTATTTGTAGGAAGAGCATCTGTTCGTACAAAAGCGCAAGTTCAGACTTTTGTGAACAAAGTATTGACTTACGAAAAAACACCTCCGTCAGGATATTTAAAACGAATTTTTCTGCCATCCGCAAGAGCATCTACTCAACACGATGGGACAAGGACACCCAACGCAATCTCTACAATTACTCCTTCGGGGTTATTAGATATAAAGCTTTACGAAGCAAGCGGAAGCTTGACAAGAACAAGAACTATTGACACTCTGAATTCGGGCGTAGGATTTACTCATTTATTCGGGCATGGGAATCCTTCTAGCGCGCTTCTTTATACAAGCAGTCCTTATTTGGCTTCAAACAATATTGATACATTAAAGAATGGAAATAAGCGTGGAATATTAAATTCTTCCTGTTGTTTTGTAGGAGCTTTTGATAAAGGGACAAGTCTTTATGGTTACGACTCCTTTGCCGAACATCTTTTAACTACTGCAGGAGGCGGGGTAGCAGCGATTATGAATTCAAGAGCCGGTTGGGGAGACCAGGTTTTGCTATGTTTTTCAGAAGCTTTAGATACATCCTTTTATAGTGAAACCTTTTATCATAATAGATGGCATTTAGGAGAAGCACATGCCGTATCAAAAGATAATTTTGTTTCGAGAATTCAATGGAATGTAAGTTTCGAATACCTCTGGGCATGGGTTATATATGAGTTGAATTTATTGGGCGACCCGGAAATGCCAATGTGGACAAACGAACCCGGAAACTTATTTATTGCCCATAATGACACGCTAAAAACAGGGGAAACAAATTTTGATGTGAGTGTAACAAATAGTAAAGCCCCTATAGAAAGCGCATTTGTGTGCGCAATGAAATCAGGAGAAATTTACGCTAGAGGATACACTAATTCAAGTGGAAATGTAACGCTTGATATTTTACCGCCTGCTTCTGCTCCCGGGGTTTTGTATTTGACAGTGACAAAACATAATTACAAACCTCGCGAAGATAGCGTTATTGTTGCAACCGTTGGAACAGAAGAGGGGCAAACGGAATCAAGCGGAAACAGCTTCAGAGTGGAACAAAGTTTCGGAAATAATATAATTACTTTCAGGTATTCAAGTAGTTTAAAAATTGAGCCACAAGACTTAAAGATTTATGAAATTTCAGGAAGAATAGTAAAAACTATGGCGCCCGGAAAGGAAAACAAAGTTGAATGGGATGCAAGTAATGTCCCTACAGGAGTTTATTTTGTGAAATTTGCAGCAGGAGATTATAAAGCAACAAGGAAACTAATCCTAATTCGGTAG
- a CDS encoding tetratricopeptide repeat protein, with translation MWLFLASFLMLRVVKAPTDSFEVIEKLFMREQYKEALAGYKVLVKYEDTAEEALYRIGECYYNLHDYREAIKTFEYLLNTYKKSYLAPEAIWGVGLCWLVLGDTKMARKYLIDEIDKFPGYVDEKRTLCGKGITLYADGKYKDALVYLEQLHTKEGLYYRAKCYAAMGDPLRAIETYKEAIDRYPGTKLAEYSTFCMGDALFDNKDYPGAAKKYEDFMRKFAWSELKEYARYKMGCCYYDAGNYEKSIQMFQYSIKSEDQWLAAHSYYQLGMARKKLKRIEDAITCFQTTKADYPTMRVAALAHVRYGQCFIDRGDTTGAQLSFQQVISAYPTGNFAGLGDFLTASAFFIEKRYTEAIERYQRVLNLFPKSEVILPSYAMMLYSYLQLGKYVEGASIGTSQLKLIPPDSGELWVGRSKLFLGELYYYLDRYPKAKEFYGEVMDEFLDPEVKAPAFLGNAYCILEQGETKTAHDMMKDAYQRWGEWDTTLAISALYGWGIASFNGGDFEDAYNTFLFGVGDMYPEKIPAIAGNAYYHGGKALSATGKYANAIEYWKKVLDEYPTCPRAPDAAFDLGRTFYMAGKFSDAEDNYTLILEKYKKSAKAKEAQFQLGAAYYAAKEYDDAIREYNKFINLYPEDTLANQAKTQIQTALYISGAEDPDKWKELINKYPTSDLAAEAQYMIAADVYNKEEYDQAIMEFQKLVVNFPKSPHAVESQYYIIGIYGTLKKYDKKIEEINRFLRYFPDDKKVPDIYFQLGATYFNMKKYMEALKPFQAVLDKFPDYEKRNDAGYYLGVCYDALGEPATANRLKEKYKKGDKSASDTTATSKK, from the coding sequence GTGTGGTTATTCCTTGCAAGCTTTTTAATGTTACGGGTCGTCAAAGCGCCGACAGATAGTTTTGAAGTTATTGAAAAGTTGTTTATGAGAGAGCAGTACAAAGAAGCTCTGGCTGGTTATAAAGTCCTCGTAAAATATGAGGATACTGCCGAAGAAGCACTTTATAGAATAGGGGAATGTTACTATAATCTTCACGATTATAGAGAAGCGATTAAGACATTTGAATACTTGTTAAATACCTACAAGAAATCTTATCTTGCTCCTGAAGCAATATGGGGAGTTGGATTGTGTTGGCTTGTTCTTGGCGACACAAAAATGGCAAGGAAATATCTTATTGATGAAATAGATAAATTCCCCGGGTATGTAGATGAAAAACGAACTCTATGCGGTAAGGGGATTACCCTTTATGCTGATGGAAAATATAAAGATGCGCTAGTTTATCTTGAACAATTACACACCAAAGAAGGTTTATACTATCGGGCAAAATGTTATGCTGCTATGGGTGACCCGCTAAGAGCGATTGAAACTTATAAGGAAGCTATTGATCGTTACCCGGGAACTAAATTAGCCGAATACTCGACTTTCTGTATGGGTGACGCTCTGTTTGACAATAAAGATTATCCGGGTGCCGCAAAAAAATATGAAGACTTTATGCGAAAATTCGCATGGAGCGAATTAAAAGAATATGCAAGATATAAAATGGGATGTTGTTATTACGATGCAGGAAATTATGAAAAATCCATTCAGATGTTCCAGTATTCTATAAAATCTGAAGACCAGTGGCTTGCCGCTCATTCTTACTATCAATTGGGTATGGCAAGAAAAAAACTCAAGAGAATAGAGGATGCTATAACTTGTTTCCAGACAACCAAAGCTGATTATCCTACAATGAGAGTTGCCGCACTTGCACACGTAAGATACGGACAATGTTTTATTGACAGAGGCGATACTACAGGTGCTCAACTTTCTTTCCAGCAGGTGATATCCGCGTATCCGACCGGTAATTTTGCAGGACTTGGAGATTTCTTAACCGCATCCGCATTTTTTATAGAGAAAAGATATACAGAAGCAATTGAACGATACCAGAGAGTATTAAATTTGTTCCCGAAATCAGAGGTTATCCTTCCTTCTTATGCAATGATGCTTTATTCTTATTTACAACTCGGCAAATATGTTGAAGGGGCTTCGATAGGAACTTCTCAATTGAAACTAATACCTCCCGACTCGGGAGAATTATGGGTAGGGAGATCTAAATTGTTCCTTGGAGAACTTTATTATTACCTTGATAGATATCCAAAAGCAAAAGAATTCTATGGCGAAGTTATGGATGAATTCCTAGATCCTGAAGTTAAAGCTCCCGCATTCCTTGGTAATGCATATTGTATCCTTGAACAGGGAGAAACTAAAACAGCGCACGATATGATGAAAGATGCTTACCAGAGATGGGGAGAATGGGACACGACACTTGCAATTTCAGCACTTTACGGTTGGGGTATTGCATCTTTTAATGGTGGAGATTTTGAAGATGCCTATAATACATTTTTATTCGGTGTAGGTGATATGTATCCCGAAAAAATACCTGCTATTGCAGGAAATGCCTATTACCATGGAGGGAAAGCTCTCTCGGCAACGGGAAAATATGCCAATGCAATTGAATATTGGAAAAAAGTTTTAGATGAGTATCCTACCTGTCCAAGAGCACCAGATGCCGCATTTGACCTCGGAAGAACCTTTTATATGGCAGGCAAGTTTAGTGACGCGGAAGATAATTATACTCTAATACTTGAGAAATACAAAAAATCTGCTAAAGCAAAAGAAGCTCAATTCCAGTTAGGAGCTGCTTATTATGCCGCAAAAGAATATGACGATGCTATAAGAGAATACAATAAGTTCATTAACTTATATCCGGAAGATACACTTGCAAATCAGGCAAAAACTCAAATTCAAACCGCATTGTACATTTCTGGCGCTGAAGATCCGGATAAATGGAAAGAACTTATTAATAAATACCCAACTTCTGATTTAGCTGCGGAAGCTCAATATATGATAGCTGCAGATGTCTACAATAAAGAAGAATACGATCAGGCAATCATGGAATTCCAGAAATTAGTCGTAAACTTTCCTAAATCTCCTCACGCTGTAGAATCTCAGTACTACATAATAGGTATCTATGGGACATTGAAAAAATACGACAAAAAGATAGAAGAAATCAACAGGTTTTTAAGATATTTCCCGGATGATAAAAAAGTCCCGGATATTTATTTCCAATTGGGCGCAACTTATTTTAATATGAAGAAATATATGGAAGCGCTTAAGCCATTTCAGGCGGTTCTTGATAAATTTCCAGACTATGAAAAACGTAACGATGCCGGATATTATCTCGGAGTTTGCTATGATGCATTAGGTGAACCCGCAACAGCAAACAGATTAAAAGAAAAATACAAGAAGGGTGATAAGAGCGCTAGTGACACTACTGCTACCAGTAAAAAATAA
- a CDS encoding FlgD immunoglobulin-like domain containing protein has product MASKNCSLKVKYTLLKIFTISSFLCVSLNNSYAAADAGTYAPMLTYWGNSARTLGMAGAFSGVADDAGAGYFNPAGLVQLNTQELTMMHSIVFAGTGTSMEMLTYGRPTSATSGFAATVMHFYTGGMNQAGVGGDATFSNREVAVLLTYAMRFVGPVWIGLNGKVYSHQMSAMNGLGYGADLGLFAFPEKTVSFGLAVQNAWKPKITLAEEACEFPVTTRFGLSVKAFRGLIIGAELVWPEYRSPTFGFGMEYRPIQMFYLRTGINSGALAAGVGLWHDMKRFEIRLDYAWMLPYQTGGMYGAGHNISLNLAFGGYRAKALCPTVAFSPTSPSEGKNVVWIYFDINPRTKVEKWQVLIKDEAGTVVRKIGAWGEPPYRVSWDGKDDNALIVPDGRYYYQLTVIEQGGRKWGYEGFLSAMYTVGPAGTVVIKSKGESPDYIQEERRQKSSVPGKQRGKTYKR; this is encoded by the coding sequence ATGGCGTCGAAAAATTGCAGTCTCAAGGTAAAATATACCTTACTAAAAATCTTCACAATAAGTTCTTTTTTGTGTGTTTCTTTGAATAATTCTTATGCAGCTGCAGATGCAGGAACTTACGCCCCTATGCTTACATACTGGGGTAACAGCGCAAGGACTCTTGGTATGGCAGGCGCTTTTTCGGGCGTAGCAGATGATGCCGGTGCAGGGTATTTTAATCCTGCCGGTCTTGTCCAGTTAAATACGCAAGAATTGACTATGATGCATTCCATAGTATTTGCCGGAACAGGAACGTCTATGGAAATGTTAACTTATGGACGTCCAACATCCGCGACTTCCGGTTTTGCCGCCACTGTAATGCATTTTTATACCGGCGGAATGAATCAGGCCGGTGTTGGAGGCGACGCTACTTTTTCAAATAGGGAAGTTGCCGTTCTGCTTACCTACGCTATGCGTTTTGTTGGACCAGTATGGATCGGCTTAAATGGTAAAGTATATAGTCATCAGATGTCAGCTATGAATGGTTTAGGGTATGGGGCTGACCTTGGACTTTTTGCTTTTCCTGAAAAAACGGTTTCGTTTGGTTTAGCAGTGCAAAATGCATGGAAACCTAAAATAACACTTGCTGAAGAAGCTTGTGAATTTCCTGTTACCACGAGATTCGGACTCAGTGTAAAAGCTTTCCGTGGACTTATAATCGGCGCAGAATTAGTCTGGCCTGAATACAGATCTCCTACTTTCGGTTTCGGTATGGAATATAGACCAATACAGATGTTCTATTTAAGAACTGGGATTAATTCCGGAGCACTAGCGGCAGGTGTTGGTTTATGGCATGACATGAAAAGATTTGAAATTAGATTAGATTATGCATGGATGTTACCTTACCAAACAGGTGGAATGTATGGCGCAGGGCATAATATTTCTCTTAACCTTGCTTTTGGTGGCTACAGAGCCAAGGCTCTTTGCCCCACAGTTGCATTCTCACCAACTTCACCTTCCGAAGGAAAGAATGTTGTTTGGATATATTTTGATATAAATCCTCGTACAAAAGTAGAAAAATGGCAGGTCCTTATTAAAGATGAAGCAGGAACTGTTGTTAGAAAGATCGGCGCATGGGGAGAACCTCCATATAGAGTATCCTGGGATGGAAAAGACGACAATGCTCTAATCGTTCCCGATGGGAGATATTACTACCAACTTACTGTTATAGAACAAGGTGGTAGGAAATGGGGATATGAAGGCTTCTTGTCCGCAATGTACACAGTAGGACCAGCAGGAACAGTTGTTATAAAATCTAAAGGCGAGTCTCCTGATTATATACAAGAAGAAAGAAGACAGAAATCTTCCGTTCCTGGAAAACAAAGAGGCAAAACTTACAAAAGATAA
- the amrS gene encoding AmmeMemoRadiSam system radical SAM enzyme has protein sequence MRNSSYEARYYKKLNNNSTQCILCPHFCIIAEGDSGFCRSRQNTKGVLYAINYGECVSLAVDPIEKKPLYHFYPGSYVLSTASNSCNLACPFCQNSEISQYKTPTKFVSPEQMVETALSEKSIGIAYTYTEPLTWFEYIMDTAKLAYNKGLKNILVTNGMINPEPLQELMPYIDAANIDLKSMDESFYKTLLKGNLKTVLETIKSCKKLFHIEITNLLIPGHNDSPELISKLIDFVAEVGVDTPLHFSRYFPHYNFDVPPTPATTLEFAYKLAKEKLYYVYAGNIELPDASNTYCPQCNNLLIRRHNFNAEVLGITENKQKGKAKTSTYPTGNKCSKCGRQTDIISC, from the coding sequence ATGCGTAATTCAAGTTATGAAGCGCGGTATTACAAAAAATTAAACAACAATTCGACTCAGTGTATTTTATGCCCACATTTTTGCATAATTGCTGAGGGAGATTCAGGTTTTTGTAGAAGCCGACAAAATACAAAAGGCGTATTATACGCAATAAACTATGGGGAATGTGTATCGCTTGCTGTGGATCCCATAGAGAAAAAACCCCTCTACCATTTTTACCCGGGAAGTTATGTTTTATCAACAGCGTCCAATTCTTGCAACCTTGCTTGCCCGTTTTGTCAAAATTCGGAGATTTCTCAATATAAAACTCCAACTAAATTTGTTTCCCCGGAGCAAATGGTAGAAACAGCATTATCGGAAAAGTCAATAGGGATTGCCTATACTTATACCGAACCGTTAACATGGTTTGAATACATAATGGACACGGCAAAACTTGCTTACAATAAAGGGCTGAAAAACATTCTCGTTACAAACGGGATGATAAACCCCGAACCTTTACAAGAATTAATGCCTTATATTGATGCGGCAAACATAGATTTGAAATCAATGGACGAATCTTTTTATAAAACATTGTTGAAAGGAAATCTAAAAACGGTTTTAGAAACTATAAAATCCTGCAAAAAGTTATTCCATATAGAAATAACGAATCTTTTAATTCCCGGACATAATGATTCCCCGGAATTAATCTCAAAGCTAATAGACTTTGTTGCTGAGGTTGGGGTAGATACTCCTTTACATTTTTCAAGATATTTTCCTCATTATAACTTTGATGTCCCTCCCACGCCGGCAACTACTCTTGAATTTGCATATAAATTAGCAAAAGAGAAACTATATTATGTATATGCGGGCAACATTGAACTTCCCGACGCTTCCAATACTTATTGCCCGCAATGTAACAATTTGCTTATAAGAAGACATAATTTTAACGCCGAAGTACTAGGAATTACCGAGAATAAACAGAAAGGGAAAGCGAAAACTTCAACTTACCCGACCGGGAACAAGTGTTCAAAGTGTGGGAGACAAACAGACATAATTAGTTGTTAG
- the truB gene encoding tRNA pseudouridine(55) synthase TruB, whose amino-acid sequence MKNQLSGLLNITKPAGISSYKAVETIKQVTGIQKVGHTGTLDPFASGVLVLCLDKACRLAEYIKNEKKTYIADIILGTVTDTYDKTGIKENVSQKEPDLKEIENVIESFSGEQFQLPPMYSAKKIKGKRLYHYARDGETIERAPQKINIYDIELQEYKYPLVKIKVSCSAGTYIRVIGNDIGSKLETGAYVDDLTRTGVGNFNIEESTPLNYINKENWQKFLLPFSLAVNSLPKVILDIQQIALIKRGLSVYYDKGGEKDIAIACISENEEVIAIAKYSSRTSELLPEKVFV is encoded by the coding sequence ATGAAAAATCAATTATCTGGACTCTTAAACATAACAAAACCCGCGGGAATTAGTTCTTATAAAGCAGTAGAGACAATTAAGCAAGTAACCGGCATACAAAAAGTAGGACATACCGGAACTTTGGACCCTTTTGCTTCCGGAGTTTTAGTTTTGTGTCTCGACAAAGCTTGTCGGTTGGCAGAATACATAAAAAATGAAAAGAAAACTTATATTGCCGATATAATATTAGGAACAGTTACCGATACTTACGACAAAACCGGAATTAAGGAAAACGTTTCCCAAAAGGAACCCGACTTAAAAGAAATAGAAAATGTGATAGAAAGTTTTTCAGGCGAACAATTTCAATTACCGCCTATGTATTCCGCCAAAAAAATAAAAGGCAAAAGACTTTATCACTATGCAAGGGATGGAGAAACAATAGAGCGGGCTCCCCAGAAAATCAATATTTATGACATTGAATTGCAGGAATATAAATACCCTCTCGTTAAAATAAAAGTATCCTGTTCTGCCGGAACGTATATTCGCGTTATCGGAAACGATATCGGAAGTAAATTAGAAACGGGAGCTTATGTAGATGATTTAACACGAACCGGTGTAGGAAATTTTAATATAGAAGAGTCTACACCTTTAAACTATATAAACAAAGAAAACTGGCAAAAATTTTTATTACCCTTTTCTCTGGCAGTGAATTCTTTACCAAAAGTTATTTTAGATATTCAACAGATAGCGTTGATAAAAAGGGGATTGTCCGTATATTATGATAAAGGCGGGGAAAAAGATATAGCAATTGCCTGCATCTCAGAAAACGAAGAAGTTATAGCTATCGCAAAGTATTCTTCCAGAACCAGCGAATTGTTGCCCGAAAAGGTTTTTGTTTGA
- a CDS encoding tyrosine-type recombinase/integrase gives MRIYKREESWYVDFVSKDGARVRQKVGTSKKKAEEVLREIKLERLKKELGVTPEIKEQEEKERVTLEKFSQDYMKYSETNKTPMYSKLEKSVLSKKIIPFFKNKYLDDINPKEIEDYKASRAKQVTNASVNRELACFKHLYTMAIKWGYAKDNPVKKVDMMKEPPGRLRYLTISEINKLIDNCAEHLKPIVIIALNTGMRRGEILKLKWGDIDFSNNRIIVQNSKNNEKRVIPMNKIIYETLKDNYKDYSLNKRLFDINDCKKSFKTALRKTGIDDFRFHDLRHTFASHLAMKGANIKTIQTLLGHKDINMTLRYAHLGESYLEKAVESLYKNNA, from the coding sequence ATGAGAATCTATAAAAGAGAAGAATCGTGGTATGTTGACTTCGTCTCAAAAGATGGGGCAAGGGTAAGGCAGAAAGTCGGCACATCCAAGAAAAAGGCAGAAGAAGTCCTGAGAGAAATAAAGCTTGAGCGGTTAAAAAAGGAGCTTGGAGTGACTCCTGAAATAAAAGAGCAGGAAGAAAAGGAAAGGGTGACTTTAGAAAAATTCTCTCAGGACTATATGAAATATTCGGAAACAAATAAAACGCCGATGTATTCCAAATTGGAGAAAAGCGTTCTTAGCAAGAAGATTATACCGTTTTTCAAAAACAAGTATCTTGATGACATCAATCCGAAAGAGATTGAAGATTACAAAGCATCAAGGGCAAAACAAGTAACCAATGCCAGCGTAAACAGGGAATTGGCCTGTTTCAAACACCTCTATACTATGGCGATAAAATGGGGCTATGCCAAAGACAATCCCGTAAAAAAAGTTGATATGATGAAAGAGCCTCCCGGGAGGTTAAGGTATCTTACAATTTCAGAAATAAACAAGCTGATAGATAATTGTGCAGAACACTTAAAACCCATAGTCATTATCGCCCTGAATACGGGAATGAGAAGGGGGGAAATACTGAAGCTAAAATGGGGTGATATTGATTTCAGCAACAATCGCATAATAGTCCAGAACAGCAAAAATAACGAGAAACGAGTAATCCCGATGAATAAAATCATCTATGAGACATTAAAAGACAACTACAAAGACTACTCCTTGAATAAAAGGCTTTTTGATATAAATGACTGCAAGAAATCTTTCAAGACCGCATTGAGAAAAACAGGCATTGATGATTTCAGGTTTCACGACTTGCGTCACACCTTCGCTTCGCACCTTGCCATGAAAGGGGCTAACATTAAAACTATCCAGACTCTTTTGGGTCATAAAGACATCAATATGACACTTCGCTATGCCCATTTGGGCGAATCCTATCTTGAAAAAGCAGTAGAAAGCCTATACAAAAACAACGCCTGA
- a CDS encoding helix-turn-helix domain-containing protein, with product MENLIDIRKLSELLGVKPATIYGWVYYSEIPFYKVGNLVRFNPKEIAEWLETRHCKSRKKQDFDYKALSDKL from the coding sequence ATGGAAAACTTAATAGATATCCGTAAATTATCGGAATTGCTCGGAGTCAAGCCGGCGACAATCTACGGCTGGGTTTATTATAGCGAGATCCCTTTTTATAAAGTCGGAAATTTAGTGCGGTTTAATCCCAAAGAAATTGCCGAATGGCTTGAAACAAGGCATTGTAAAAGTCGCAAGAAACAGGACTTTGATTATAAGGCATTATCGGACAAGTTATAA
- a CDS encoding ThiF family adenylyltransferase translates to MNIYGMVRMEEEIINILHIGHEHPSLPKIGMMVENMHSIKSEVQVVGISGNKNVSFFVKICNEWTSTELQLVDSKDTFKRTPFSPKLLYTLKSSSVLIFGCGSGGSRLAIGLARAGIGELKLADIDRFSIENCSRHECDLLDLHRYKSDAVKERVLKINPFIKVISYHIDIFKSGNEGILNEAFENVSLVIGSTDNTSVQLAINHEAWQRKIPALFGGCYEEAKGGEVFYVLQDKETSCLECLRGGLKQPKRGKIDYSRARDEQDYKGEPGLHAAINFITDIEEQFAIALLLRNEDCQLAKLIEPQRNYILIGGALAEGFYIFQKPFQIIRPLIKGQRKDCRCCQNKPLSKSKETKALEEIEKMKKIRF, encoded by the coding sequence ATGAATATATATGGCATGGTACGGATGGAAGAGGAAATAATAAACATTTTACATATTGGGCATGAACATCCATCTTTACCTAAGATTGGCATGATGGTAGAGAATATGCATTCTATAAAAAGTGAAGTGCAGGTCGTGGGGATATCGGGAAACAAGAATGTCTCTTTTTTCGTCAAGATATGCAATGAATGGACTTCTACTGAACTGCAACTTGTAGATTCAAAAGACACTTTCAAGAGAACGCCTTTTTCTCCTAAATTACTTTATACCTTAAAATCCTCATCGGTGCTGATATTTGGTTGTGGCTCAGGTGGTTCAAGGCTTGCAATTGGTCTGGCGAGAGCAGGCATAGGAGAGTTGAAACTTGCCGATATTGACAGGTTTTCCATTGAAAACTGTTCAAGACACGAGTGCGACCTACTTGATTTGCACAGATATAAATCCGATGCAGTCAAGGAGCGGGTTTTAAAAATAAACCCATTCATTAAGGTAATTTCTTATCATATTGATATATTCAAATCAGGCAATGAAGGAATATTAAATGAAGCATTTGAAAATGTCAGTTTGGTAATTGGCTCTACTGATAACACAAGCGTTCAGCTTGCAATAAATCATGAAGCATGGCAAAGAAAAATTCCGGCATTATTTGGCGGTTGCTATGAAGAAGCTAAAGGCGGAGAAGTATTTTATGTTTTGCAGGATAAGGAAACATCTTGCTTGGAATGTTTACGGGGCGGATTGAAGCAACCAAAACGGGGTAAGATAGATTATAGTCGGGCAAGAGACGAACAGGATTATAAAGGAGAACCGGGACTGCACGCCGCAATCAATTTTATAACAGACATAGAAGAACAGTTTGCAATAGCATTGCTTTTAAGGAATGAAGATTGCCAACTTGCAAAGCTTATAGAGCCTCAGCGGAATTATATCCTTATTGGAGGTGCATTAGCAGAAGGATTTTACATATTCCAGAAGCCGTTTCAGATAATAAGACCATTAATCAAAGGGCAGAGAAAAGACTGTAGATGCTGTCAAAACAAGCCGTTATCAAAGAGCAAAGAAACAAAAGCATTAGAGGAGATAGAGAAGATGAAAAAAATCAGGTTTTAG